The Mycobacterium sp. 3519A genome contains a region encoding:
- the rplL gene encoding 50S ribosomal protein L7/L12, with amino-acid sequence MAKLSTDDLLDAFKELTLLELSEFVKKFEETFEVTAAAPVAVAAAAPAAGGAAAEAAEEQSEFDVILEGAGDKKIGVIKVVREIVSGLGLKEAKDLVDSAPKPLLEKVAKEAAEEAKAKLEAAGATVTVK; translated from the coding sequence ATGGCCAAGCTGTCCACCGATGACCTGCTCGACGCGTTCAAGGAATTGACGCTGCTCGAGCTCTCTGAGTTCGTCAAGAAGTTCGAGGAGACCTTCGAGGTCACCGCCGCCGCCCCGGTCGCCGTTGCGGCTGCCGCTCCCGCCGCAGGTGGGGCCGCCGCCGAGGCCGCCGAGGAGCAGTCGGAGTTCGACGTCATCCTCGAGGGTGCCGGCGACAAGAAGATCGGCGTCATCAAGGTCGTCCGCGAGATCGTCTCCGGCCTGGGCCTCAAGGAGGCCAAGGACCTGGTCGACAGCGCTCCCAAGCCGCTGCTCGAGAAGGTCGCCAAGGAGGCTGCCGAGGAGGCCAAGGCCAAGCTCGAGGCCGCAGGCGCGACGGTCACCGTCAAGTAA